The following DNA comes from Blattabacterium cuenoti.
CTCTATTTATCTCTATTTTTTCTGCATATCGTCTAGCTAAATTCAATATAAATACTTCTTACAATGGATTAACTACTCCTGTTAATACTTTATTTTTTTCTTCTTTATCTATAGCTATAACTCCTTCTTCAATTCCTATTTTTTTTGTAAAAAAAAATATCGTAAATATGTTTATTACGCCTACTTCTATTCTTTTTATGATATTTTTTTCTTGTTATTTATTAATTTCTAAAATACCAATGATTTCCTTTAATTTCAAAGGTTTTTCTTGGAAAAAAAACAAAATACGTTATGTTTTTTTATTGATTAGTACATTTCTTTTATTAACTTTACGTACAATCGCTTTACCATGCATTATTATCTTTTATATAATAATTTCAATATTAATGTATTTTCATAGATTAAAAAAATCATATTAAAAAAATGAAATTAAAACTTCATCGTCCTATTTGTTTTTTCGATGTAGAAGCAACAGGAATAAATATTGGGAAAGATAGAATTATAGAAATTTCTATACTAAAAATATTTCCTAATGGAAATCAAGAAGATAAGACTTGGTTAATTTATCCTGGAATACCTATTCCTCCACAATCTATAGCTATTCATGGAATTAAAGATGAAGATGTATTAGGAAAACCTAAGTTTAAAGAAGTCGCATTTTCTATATTCAGAATGATTGAAAATACAGATTTAGCAGGATATAATTCTAATAGATTTGATATCCCAATTTTAGCAGAAGAAATGCTTAGATCTGGGATCTCTTTTGATATTAAAAAACATAAAACTATAGATGTTCAAGTAATTTTTCATAAAATGGAACCTAGGACCCTATCTGCTGCTTATAAGTATTATTGTAATAAAAATTTGATGAAAGCTCATAATTCTAAAGCAGATACATTTGCTACATATGAAATATTACTAGCCCAACTGGAAAAATATGATATCAAAAAAGATGTAAAAAGCCTCAATCAATTTTCTCACCAAAAAAACATAGCAGATCTTGCTGGATTTATAAAAATAGATGAAGAAGGAAACGAAATATTTAATTTTGGAAAATATAAAGGAAAAAAAGTTTTTGAAATTTTCGAAAAAGATCCGAATTATTATGGATGGATTCAAAATTCAGATTTTCCACTATACACAAAGAAAATATTCACAGGAGTAAAGTTAAAAACATTTAATAAATAACATAATCATTTAATAAGATCTTCTAACTTTTCTGAAATAAATAAAACAAGATTTTTTCCATGTAATAAATTATTCAGTATTAGAGTTAAATTCAAAGCATCTCGAATCATTTTTTTTCTTTTTTCATCCTTTTTTTCCTGTAAGATATTCTTCATCAAAAGATGATTTGTATTTACTATCAATTGATAATATTTATCCTCTTCTATCGTTTTTTGTCCTATAGAACTCATTTCTTTCATTCTTCTTAAATATTCTGGTACTACAATTAAAAATGGATAATCGTCTTTGTTTAAATTTTCTAATTGTATAGAAAATTTATAATTTTTTACTAAATTATTATTAATCAGGTGTTTAAGATCCTGTTTTTCTTTATCAGAAAGTTCGTAATCCCATTTATCCTTATTTCCATTATTAATTAATCTATCAATATGATTTGAATCTACTCTAACAAAACAAATATCTTTATAAGAAAATTCTAATTTTTGTATTAGATGAATAGAAATAGGACTATCTAAAATTAAAACTTCAAAAGTTCTATTTTTTGCTTTTTGAATAAAACTATATTGTTTTTCTTTGTCTGAAGTATAAAGAAAAACAATTTTTCCTTCTTTATTTTTTTGAGTTTCTCTTATTTTCTCTTTGAGTTCTTCTAATGTAAAATAAACATCATCAACAGAACAAAAAAGAAAAAAATTAATAGCTTTATCAAAAAAGTTAATCGTACTGATCATCCCATATTCTACAATAATTTTTATATCATCCCATTTTTCCTGAAAATCTTTCCTATTATTTTTGAACATAGAATCCAATTTATCTGCTACTTTCCTTGTTATATATTTAGATATATTATTCACAGATGGATCAGACTGTAAATGAGAACGTGATACATTAAGAGGAATATCAGGAGAATCTATAACTCCTCTTAACAAACTAAGAAAATCTGCAACAATTCCTTCTAAATTATCCGTAATATAAACTTGATTCTGATACAAATGAATTTTATCTTTTTGTATATCAATTCTTTTCTCTATTTTAGGAAAAAATAAAACTCCCGTTAAATGAAAAGGATGATCTATATTCAAATGTACCCAAAATAAAGGGGCATCTAATTGATGAGGATATAATTCATGATAAAAATCTAAATAGTCTTTATTCTTCAATTGAAGTGTATTTTTCTTCCAGATAGGATCTACATTATTGATTAATGTCTCTTTTTCTACTTCATTATCTGAGGATAAATAAATTTCCACAGGCATAAATTTGCAATACTTTTTCAATAATTTTAAAATACGATCATATTCCAAAAATTCCTTACTATCTTCATTAATAAATAATACAATTTCTGTTCCCCTATCTTTTTTTTCAATTTCTTTCATAATAAAATTAGGAGAACCTTCACAAGACCAAAACATAGATGAAGCTTCCTTTTGATAAGATTGAGTAACTATTTCTACTTTATATGAAATCATAAAAGAAGAATAAAAACCTAATCCAAAATGACCAATAATATTGGTTGTTGACGTTTTATATTTTTTAATAAATTCTTCTGCTCCAGAAAAAGCTATTTGATTAATATATTTTTCTACTTCTTCTTTAGTCATTCCAATGCCATTATCTATAATATGAATTGTTTTCTTTTTGATGATAATTTTTATTTTAAAATCATCAACAATATCATCCATATTTTCTAGTTTTATTATAGTTTTTAATTTTAATATAGCATCTGTAGCATTAGAAACTAGTTCACGAATAAAAATATCTTGATCAGAATAAAGAAATCTTTTAATAATAGGAAAAATATTATCTGAAGTAACACTAATTTTATTATTTTTCATTTTTTGTTAATCAAAATTATACCATACCATGATATAAGATAAGGATTCTATTTAAAAAAAAATATATCAGTTTTAAGTTAAGGAAGGTTCATGTTCATGATTTTTTTTTTCAAATAAACAATCAATAAATTCTTTTCCATCAAACTTTTTTAAATCTTGTATCTTTTCACCTATTCCGATATACTGTATAGGAATCTTGAACTGATCCATGATTCCTATCACGACTCCTCCTTTAGCTGTTCCTTCAATTTTGGTTAAAATAATAGAAGAAACTTTAACAAAAGAAGTAAATTTTTTTACTTGTTCAAAAGCGTTTTGTCCCGTAGTTGCATCTAAAATAAGAATAACCTCATGAGGAGATTCATGGATGACTTTTTTCATTACTCTACTTATTTTAGATAGTTCTTCCATAAGTCCTATCCTATTTTGTAATCTACCTGCTGTATCAATAAGTACCACATCTTTTTTTTTAGATTTAGCAGATTGTAAAGTATCATATACTACAGATGCTGGATCCGCATGTATATGTTGTTTTACTATAGGAACTCGAGCTTTTTTTGCCCATATTTCTAACTGATCGATTGCTGCTTCTCTAAATGTATCTGCAGCTCCTATAATAGAATTAAAACCTTTTTTTTTTAAAAGAAAAGCTAATTTTCCAATTGTAGTTGTTTTTCCAACTCCATTTACTCCTACTACCATGATAACGTATGGCTTTTTTTTATAACATTTTATTTTATCTTCTAAACATTCGTTTTTAATGTTTTTGAAAATATATTCTATTTCTTGATTTAGAAAATCATATAAATCTTGTGTTTTTTTATATTTTTCTTTTTTAATTTTATTCTCTAAATTTTGAATAATCTTTGTGGTAGTTTCTCTTCCTATATCGGAAGATAATAATATTTCTTCTATAGAATCAATAATAATGTTTGGATCTATTTTTGATTTTTTCAGGAAGATATTTTTTATTTTATAAAAAAAAGATTTTTTAGTTTTATTTAATTCATTATCGAATACTTTCTTTTTTTTTATTAAGAACATTATTAAAAAATTATTTTTTAAAAAAATATTTTACTTTTTCATTGGAAATCATTCTATTTACAAAAGTATAAAAACCAGTTTTTTTAGACTTTACTATTTTTATGGCTAAAGTCATTTTTTTTAAAACTTTTTTATTTTTATTATTTTTTTCTTCTATTTTTTTAGACATAGTTTATTTTATTTCCTTATGAATAGTATATTTTCTTAGTACTGGATTAAATTTTCTCAATTCCATTCTATTTGGAGTGTTTTTCCTATTTTTTGTTGTAATATATCTGGAACAACCGGAAACTCCACTTTTTCTTTGTTCAGTACATTCTAATATAACTTGAATTCTATTTCCTTTTTTTCCTTTTCCCATTTTTTTTATTTAATTCAAATTATTTACTTTTTTTTTTATATTTAAAACGTTTTAATGTATTTTCAATTCCTATCTTATTAATGAGTCTAATAGTAGAAATGCAAACTTTTAAAGTAATCCATTTTTTTTCTTTTATTATAAAAAAACGTTTTCTACATAAATTTATATTAAAACGACGTTTATTTTTATTGTTAGCATGAGAAACTTTATTACCTACCATTGCTTTTTTTCCTGTCAATTCACAAATTTTTGCCATAATAGTTTTTTTTGCTAAATTGTTGACAAAATAAGCAATACAAATATAATTAAAAAGAAGTAATTTTCATGTCAGGACATAGTAAATGGGCAAATATACAACATAGAAAATCGAATCAGGATTTTAGAAAATCCAAAAAATTTTCCAAAATCATCAAAGAAATTACTATAATTGTTAAAGAATCAGGAATAAATAATTTCCGATTCAAAAATGCGATTTTGAATGCAAAATCTATTAATGTTCCTAAAAATACTATAGAAAAAGCTATAAAAAAAGCTTTACAAATAAAAACAGATCATTATAAAAGTTTAAATGTAGAAGGACAAAATTACGGAATTAGTATGATAATAGAATGTATGACGAACAATACTATTAGAACGACATCCAATATTAGAACCTTTTTTAATAAAAGTGGAGGAAGATTATGTCATAATGGAGAACTAAATCATTTGTTTCGAAGAATCGGTCTTTTTTTTATAAATAAAAAAGATATTCACTATTCTATGGAGGATTTCGAACTTATGACAATAGATTTTGGAGCTAAAGATTTCATAATAGATAATAATATGATTTCTGTATATACAGATTTTGAATTCTTCGGATCTATGAAAAACAATTTAGAAAAATTAAATATCCTCCATAAATACCAAGTCAAACGGATTCCTAAACAAATCAAAGATATTTCAGATGAAAATAAAAATAAAGTATTAAATTTTATTGAAAAACTGAAAAAAGATGAAGATGTAAAAAATATTTTTTCCAATTTTAAATTATAAAAAAAAAGTAGAATGTCCTATCGCATTTCTTTTTGGAAATGAGGAAAGTCCGGACACCGTAGAGCAACACAATGGGTAACGCCCTTCCATCGTAAGATGAGGAATAGTGCAACAGAAAGAATGTATAGGGTTAGATTAAAAAATCTAAACTACTGTAGTGAAATCATGTAAACTCTGTGTGGTGAAATGCCATGTAAACCGGAAAATTGGCTCGATCGATACCGGTGGGTAGGCAGATAGAGATTATGGGTAACCTAAATCCTAGATAAATGATAGGTATAAATATACAGAATCCGGCTTATAGTTCTACTTTTTAGGAGAGATGGCCGAGAGGATTAAGGCGCACGTCTGGAAAGCGTGTTCACAAAATTAGTGTCAAGGGTTCGAATCCCTTTCTCTCCGCTAAACCTAATAATTTCCTATATCTTTTAATTTTCTTTCAATGACATTGGTTCGAACTCCTAATAATTTATCTATATCCTTAGAAGCTCCTTGTAATTTATCTTGTGCTTGATGAAGCAAAAATCCAAATTTCGAAAATTCCTGTTTAACAGTTTCTAATATTTTCCATACTTCAGAACTTCTTTTTTGAATAGCTAAGGTTCTAAACCCTATTTGTAAACTATTTAATACGGCTGCTAACGTTGATGGTCCTGTTATAACAGTTCTATATTTCCTTAATAATTCTTCTAATAAACTAGAATTCTTCACTATTTCAGCATATATTCCTTCAAAAGGCAAGAATAAAATAGCAAAATCAGTAGTATGTGGAGGATCTATATATTTATCTCTAATATCTTTAGACATTTTTTTAAGTACAGATTCCATATTTTTTATAGCCATTTCTATATTCTTTTTTTCTCCTTCACGATAAGCAATCTGTATTTTTTCATAAGTTTCTTTTGGAAATTTAACATCAATAGGTAACCATATAATATTTCCATCTTCAAGTCCTGGAAGTTTAATTGCAAATTCTACTACAAAATTTGTACTAGATTTAGTAATAACATTAGTCGCATATTGTTCTGGAGATAAAATTTGTTGTAAAAGCATTGAAAGTTGCATTTCACTAAAACTTCCACATATTTTTACATGATTTAAAGTTCTTTTCAAAGAACTAACATCTTTTGATAAAACTTTCATTTCTCCTAAACCTTTTTGCAAAAAAGATAACTGATTTCCGATAATTTCAAATGATTTTCCAAGGTGGAAATTTAAAGATTTTTGAAGTTTTTCACGAATATGTTCTTGAATTTCTTCAAGTTTTCCTTCTACAACCTGTACAAACTTTTCTTGCTCCGTATGGAAAAAATACAGTTTCTTAGCTTGTTGATCAATATAAAATTCAATTTTTTTATCAATATTGTTTTGAAAATCTATTATATTTTGAATTAATCCATTTTTTGATTCTGTTAGAGAATTCCCCATTTCTATTTTTCCATATTGGAATAACTTTTTTATTTCATGTTGTTGAATTTTAAATTCATTTCTAAAAAATAATTCCAATTTTCTCAGTAAGAATAAACATATGAGAATAATAAAAAAACAAAAAAATATCAAAAAATAATACATGAATAAATAGAAAAAATCGTTTTTTTTATGAGTAAAAAAATAGCGGGAATAGGACTCGAACCTATGACCTTCGGGTTATGAGCCCGACGAGCTACCAACTGCTCCATCCCGCGATGTTTTTTCAAAACAAAATATAATGTTTTTCCTACAAAAAATCAAATATTGATAAAAATTTATCATCCATTCATAGATATTAGAAATTCTTCATTATTCTTAGTTCTAGACATTCTAGATCTTAAAAATTCCATAGCTTCCACGGGATTCATATCAGAAAGATGTTTTCGCAAAATCCACATCCTTTGCAAGGTATTTGTATCTAATAAAAGATCATCTTTTCTAGTACTAGAAGATACTAAATCAATAGCTGGATAAATACGCTTATTAGCAATCCTCCTATCTAATTGAAGTTCTTTATTCCCTGTTCCTTTAAATTCTTCAAAAATTACCTCATCCATTTTTGAACCTGTATCAATCATAGCTGTAGCGATAATAGATAAAGATCCTCCTTTTTCTATATTTCTAGCAGCTCCAAAAAATCGTTTAGGTCTATGTAATGCATTTGCATCCACTCCTCCTGACAAAACTTTTCCAGATGCAGGAGCAACAGTATTATATGCACGTGCCAAACGTGTAATAGAATCTAATAATATAACTACATCATGAGAACATTCTACCATTCTTTTTGCTTTTTGTAAAACAATATTAGCTACCTTTACATGTCTATCTGCTGGTTCATCAAAAGTAGATGCAATAACTTCTCCTTTGACATTTCTTTGCATATCTGTTACTTCTTCCGGACGTTCATCGATTAACAATATAATCAAGTATACTTCAGGATGATTAGCTGCAATAGCGTTAGCAATTTCTTTCAGTAAAGTAGTTTTTCCTGTTTTTGGAGGAGCCACAATCATTCCTCTTTGTCCTTTTCCTATAGGAGTGAAAAGATCCACTATTCTAGTAGAAAGGGTTGCTTTTTTTTCTGCTAACTTAAATTTTTCATTTGGAAACAATGGAGTTAAATGTTCAAAAGAATTTCTTCCTCTTACAAAAGAAGGAGTTCTACCATTAATCTCTAGAATTTTAGTTAAAGGAAAATATTTTTCTCCATCTTTAGGTGGACGAACTTCTCCTCTTATTGTATCTCCTGTTTTCATTCCAAATAATCTAATTTGAGATTGAGAAACATAAATATCATCAGGAGATGATAAATAATTAAAATCAGAAGATCTTAAAAATCCATAATTTTCCGGCAT
Coding sequences within:
- a CDS encoding CDP-alcohol phosphatidyltransferase family protein, which codes for MYIFTKIIRIIPNILTFLNLFFGCISVIFLQSKNFDKSAVFTLFSIIFDSLDGFFSRLIKNENKFGKELDSLADMVSFGIVPSIIVFLLLKSMKKKIPFIEWSSLFISIFSAYRLAKFNINTSYNGLTTPVNTLFFSSLSIAITPSSIPIFFVKKNIVNMFITPTSILFMIFFSCYLLISKIPMISFNFKGFSWKKNKIRYVFLLISTFLLLTLRTIALPCIIIFYIIISILMYFHRLKKSY
- a CDS encoding 3'-5' exonuclease, encoding MKLKLHRPICFFDVEATGINIGKDRIIEISILKIFPNGNQEDKTWLIYPGIPIPPQSIAIHGIKDEDVLGKPKFKEVAFSIFRMIENTDLAGYNSNRFDIPILAEEMLRSGISFDIKKHKTIDVQVIFHKMEPRTLSAAYKYYCNKNLMKAHNSKADTFATYEILLAQLEKYDIKKDVKSLNQFSHQKNIADLAGFIKIDEEGNEIFNFGKYKGKKVFEIFEKDPNYYGWIQNSDFPLYTKKIFTGVKLKTFNK
- the htpG gene encoding molecular chaperone HtpG, which translates into the protein MKNNKISVTSDNIFPIIKRFLYSDQDIFIRELVSNATDAILKLKTIIKLENMDDIVDDFKIKIIIKKKTIHIIDNGIGMTKEEVEKYINQIAFSGAEEFIKKYKTSTTNIIGHFGLGFYSSFMISYKVEIVTQSYQKEASSMFWSCEGSPNFIMKEIEKKDRGTEIVLFINEDSKEFLEYDRILKLLKKYCKFMPVEIYLSSDNEVEKETLINNVDPIWKKNTLQLKNKDYLDFYHELYPHQLDAPLFWVHLNIDHPFHLTGVLFFPKIEKRIDIQKDKIHLYQNQVYITDNLEGIVADFLSLLRGVIDSPDIPLNVSRSHLQSDPSVNNISKYITRKVADKLDSMFKNNRKDFQEKWDDIKIIVEYGMISTINFFDKAINFFLFCSVDDVYFTLEELKEKIRETQKNKEGKIVFLYTSDKEKQYSFIQKAKNRTFEVLILDSPISIHLIQKLEFSYKDICFVRVDSNHIDRLINNGNKDKWDYELSDKEKQDLKHLINNNLVKNYKFSIQLENLNKDDYPFLIVVPEYLRRMKEMSSIGQKTIEEDKYYQLIVNTNHLLMKNILQEKKDEKRKKMIRDALNLTLILNNLLHGKNLVLFISEKLEDLIK
- the ftsY gene encoding signal recognition particle-docking protein FtsY, producing MFLIKKKKVFDNELNKTKKSFFYKIKNIFLKKSKIDPNIIIDSIEEILLSSDIGRETTTKIIQNLENKIKKEKYKKTQDLYDFLNQEIEYIFKNIKNECLEDKIKCYKKKPYVIMVVGVNGVGKTTTIGKLAFLLKKKGFNSIIGAADTFREAAIDQLEIWAKKARVPIVKQHIHADPASVVYDTLQSAKSKKKDVVLIDTAGRLQNRIGLMEELSKISRVMKKVIHESPHEVILILDATTGQNAFEQVKKFTSFVKVSSIILTKIEGTAKGGVVIGIMDQFKIPIQYIGIGEKIQDLKKFDGKEFIDCLFEKKNHEHEPSLT
- a CDS encoding DUF4295 family protein → MSKKIEEKNNKNKKVLKKMTLAIKIVKSKKTGFYTFVNRMISNEKVKYFFKK
- the rpmG gene encoding 50S ribosomal protein L33; translated protein: MGKGKKGNRIQVILECTEQRKSGVSGCSRYITTKNRKNTPNRMELRKFNPVLRKYTIHKEIK
- the rpmB gene encoding 50S ribosomal protein L28, which encodes MAKICELTGKKAMVGNKVSHANNKNKRRFNINLCRKRFFIIKEKKWITLKVCISTIRLINKIGIENTLKRFKYKKKSK
- a CDS encoding YebC/PmpR family DNA-binding transcriptional regulator; translated protein: MSGHSKWANIQHRKSNQDFRKSKKFSKIIKEITIIVKESGINNFRFKNAILNAKSINVPKNTIEKAIKKALQIKTDHYKSLNVEGQNYGISMIIECMTNNTIRTTSNIRTFFNKSGGRLCHNGELNHLFRRIGLFFINKKDIHYSMEDFELMTIDFGAKDFIIDNNMISVYTDFEFFGSMKNNLEKLNILHKYQVKRIPKQIKDISDENKNKVLNFIEKLKKDEDVKNIFSNFKL
- a CDS encoding DNA recombination protein RmuC, with the protein product MYYFLIFFCFFIILICLFLLRKLELFFRNEFKIQQHEIKKLFQYGKIEMGNSLTESKNGLIQNIIDFQNNIDKKIEFYIDQQAKKLYFFHTEQEKFVQVVEGKLEEIQEHIREKLQKSLNFHLGKSFEIIGNQLSFLQKGLGEMKVLSKDVSSLKRTLNHVKICGSFSEMQLSMLLQQILSPEQYATNVITKSSTNFVVEFAIKLPGLEDGNIIWLPIDVKFPKETYEKIQIAYREGEKKNIEMAIKNMESVLKKMSKDIRDKYIDPPHTTDFAILFLPFEGIYAEIVKNSSLLEELLRKYRTVITGPSTLAAVLNSLQIGFRTLAIQKRSSEVWKILETVKQEFSKFGFLLHQAQDKLQGASKDIDKLLGVRTNVIERKLKDIGNY
- the rho gene encoding transcription termination factor Rho, producing MFDITELKSKKLFELQEIARSSGLKKCTQLRKNELLEKILSIFNNRNSSLKKIDNSLKKGFKVRKNNIESENNSFSEKKSINGKKKYQVKDRLKISKFSENSVKYHKKHHHFPIWKKNERIDSHVSSSIIEGTTSQKVSSKRYRNQYEFEGIIISEGVLEMMPENYGFLRSSDFNYLSSPDDIYVSQSQIRLFGMKTGDTIRGEVRPPKDGEKYFPLTKILEINGRTPSFVRGRNSFEHLTPLFPNEKFKLAEKKATLSTRIVDLFTPIGKGQRGMIVAPPKTGKTTLLKEIANAIAANHPEVYLIILLIDERPEEVTDMQRNVKGEVIASTFDEPADRHVKVANIVLQKAKRMVECSHDVVILLDSITRLARAYNTVAPASGKVLSGGVDANALHRPKRFFGAARNIEKGGSLSIIATAMIDTGSKMDEVIFEEFKGTGNKELQLDRRIANKRIYPAIDLVSSSTRKDDLLLDTNTLQRMWILRKHLSDMNPVEAMEFLRSRMSRTKNNEEFLISMNG